Below is a genomic region from Ziziphus jujuba cultivar Dongzao chromosome 7, ASM3175591v1.
ACTAAGATTCAAACTAACCAATCAGATTGTAACTTGTTTGCTAATTCTTCAATTGGGACCTCCTCTATCTATAACTCTTAGATTTTTTTGGCTGATTTTGACTCATAATTATTCCTtgttaagaatttattttattttattttgtcactGACAAGGTGCAAAAGAATGAAAACTGAAATTATTGGCTATGAAATTTGAAGATGTAGGGTTCTAATAATTTGCAAAAAGTTAGATGAACGAAACTCAATCTTAGCAATGATTTTGATAGTCAATTTCCAATCCTTGGCCTCTAGTTTTACCTCAAGctcaaaaatttgaaattgttacGAGGCCTATGAGTTAAAGATGATAATGATGTTTCAAGATTCACATGTATACACTTTAGTGTTGATGAAATAATGAGCAAATAAATATGTTAGTAAAAtgtaatttgcttttttttttttttttcgcaattttttttcccactccTGTTATTGATTTTTCCCTTTACCTATTAATTTGTTCTTGAATATCTGCTTCATTTCACAGTGatgacatatatagaagaagaTTACAGAGGAGTAGAGCTAAAGATTCTGAGAAGCCTTTCCACCTATCCATCCAAGATAGAAGTTCAAAATGCAAATTTCCTCTGCTAAGACTTGTTCTACTTATTATCATTTCTGGCACTTTTGTAACACTAATATACTCTCCAGAGGTTTACAGCAATAACAATCAATCACAGTCCGCTTCTCGGTATGTTTTTCAGCTTTCTTCCTCTAGTTTATACAACGTTATGTTGCAGTATGCCATGAAAAAATGAAACTCTAGCAAGTACAATGAATAGGATTAATGACGCAAAACTTGTTTGGTTCAGGGGAAGTTTTGTCAACAGGTGGATATGGGGTGGTCCAGATACACGATATATATCACACATAGACATTGAATGGAAGGATATCATAAAAGCTATAAAGAAAGTTCCTTTGAAGAATGAATATCAAGGAATTGGACTATTGAACTTCAATGGGAGCGAGATTGATAAGTGGAAGCAGCTTATTCCTGATGCTGCACACATTGTTCTGAATCTAGACCATGCTGCACAAAATGTGACTTGGGATTCCCTGTATCCAGAATGGATAGATGAgttagaagaagaagaggtgCCTACTTGTCCATCTCTACCAAAGCTCAATGTCCCGGGAAGACGGATAGATCTCATAGCTGTGAAGCTTCCTTGTCGAAATGAAGGGAATTGGTCAAGAGATGTTGCTAGACTGCACTTGCAACTCGAAGCAGCGAGACTTGCAGCCTCTTCAAAAGCTTACTACCCTGTTCATTTGCTTTTTGTCACAAACTGCTTTCCAATGCCAAATCTTTTCACTTGCAAAGAAATTGTTGCTCGGGAGGGAAATGCTTGGTTATACAAGCCAAACTTGAATGTTGTCAGAGAGAAACTCCAGCTCCCGGTTGGTTCCTGTGAACTTGCACTTCCTCTCGGTGGAAAAGGTGAGTTCTAAACCATTTTTATCAACTCTTTGCACTTGCAATAGTTGTTTGGGATTTATGGTAACTTAAGGAAAATGATCTAATACAAAATGTTACAAACAGAGGTGGTTTATTCGGGAAATGTTCGTCGAGAGGCGTATGCAACTATTCTCCATTCAGCAGATGTTTATGTTTGTGGAGCAATCGCTGCTGCTCAAAGTATTCGAATGTTGGGATCAACTAGAGACCTTGTCATACTTGTTGATGAGACAATTAGCGAGTATCACAGGAGTGGACTCGAAGCAGCTGGTTGGAAGATCAAAACAATCCAAAGGATAAGGAACCCGAAGGCTGAGAAAGATGCATACAATGAATGGAACTACAGCAAATTTCGGCTATGGCAGCTGACCGACTATGACAAAATCATATTCATTGATGCCGATTTGCTTATACTGAGAAACATCGATTTCTTATTTGGGATGCCAGAAATCTCAGCAACAGGAAACAACGGTACACTTTTCAACTCTGGTGTGATGGTCATTGAGCCGTCAAATTGCACATTCCAGCTTTTGATGGAACATATTAATGAGATAGAGTCCTATAATGGTGGAGATCAAGGATATCTGAATGAGATCTTTACATGGTGGCATAGGATTCCGAAACACATGAATTTCTTGAAGAACTTCTGGATTGGTGATGATGAAGAGGTGAAAGAAATGAAGACTAGACTCTTTGGTGCTGAGCCTCCAATCTTATATGTCTTGCACTATCTGGGTTTGAAGCCATGGTTGTGTTATCGAGACTATGATTGCAATtggaatattgattttatgcaaGAATTTGCAAGTGATGTTGCTCATCAAAAATGGTGGAAAGTTCACGACGCAATGCCTGAGATGTTGCAGCAGTTTTGCCTTTTGAAATCAAAGCAAAAGGCACAGTTGGAATGGGATAGAAGTCAAGCTGAAAAAGATAACTACacagatggacattggagaatTAGAATCCAAGATGGAAGGTTGAAGAAATGCATAGACAAAGTATGCAATTGGAAGAAAATGTTGAAGCATTGGGGAGAAACAAATTGGACAGATATTGACGAGTATGTTGCTCAAACCCCACCAGCGATTACTTCTGCTTCTCTTTCTGGTTTATGAGTGTATATTACACTCCCAATTTTTATCACCACATTTTGGGGCCTTCTTTCTGTAGATGACACATagttccaaaaaaaaagttctcaTTTTTAATTACCCCCATATTATTGATTCATAAGAATGTTTTAGACCCACATTTACTTTTTGGGCTATAACGATGGT
It encodes:
- the LOC107425575 gene encoding UDP-glucuronate:xylan alpha-glucuronosyltransferase 1, whose amino-acid sequence is MRGVMGTSPRVSIDDIYRRRLQRSRAKDSEKPFHLSIQDRSSKCKFPLLRLVLLIIISGTFVTLIYSPEVYSNNNQSQSASRGSFVNRWIWGGPDTRYISHIDIEWKDIIKAIKKVPLKNEYQGIGLLNFNGSEIDKWKQLIPDAAHIVLNLDHAAQNVTWDSLYPEWIDELEEEEVPTCPSLPKLNVPGRRIDLIAVKLPCRNEGNWSRDVARLHLQLEAARLAASSKAYYPVHLLFVTNCFPMPNLFTCKEIVAREGNAWLYKPNLNVVREKLQLPVGSCELALPLGGKEVVYSGNVRREAYATILHSADVYVCGAIAAAQSIRMLGSTRDLVILVDETISEYHRSGLEAAGWKIKTIQRIRNPKAEKDAYNEWNYSKFRLWQLTDYDKIIFIDADLLILRNIDFLFGMPEISATGNNGTLFNSGVMVIEPSNCTFQLLMEHINEIESYNGGDQGYLNEIFTWWHRIPKHMNFLKNFWIGDDEEVKEMKTRLFGAEPPILYVLHYLGLKPWLCYRDYDCNWNIDFMQEFASDVAHQKWWKVHDAMPEMLQQFCLLKSKQKAQLEWDRSQAEKDNYTDGHWRIRIQDGRLKKCIDKVCNWKKMLKHWGETNWTDIDEYVAQTPPAITSASLSGL